One Owenweeksia hongkongensis DSM 17368 genomic region harbors:
- a CDS encoding phosphoribosylaminoimidazolesuccinocarboxamide synthase, with product MNALKETNFTLPGQTKFYRGKVRDVYTIDNNLLVMIASDRISAFDVVLPEGIPGKGQVLNQVANKFLDMTSDIVPNWKISTPDPMVTIGHMADPFKVEMVIRGFLTGHAWRTYKSGERVLCGVTLPEGMKEHDAFPEPIITPSTKADQGDHDEDISREEILKQGIVSEEDYVQLEKYTRALFARGQEYANERGLILVDTKYEFGKTEDGTIVLIDEIHTPDSSRYFYLDGYEENQKNDVQQKQLSKEFVRQWLIENGFQGKEGQQVPEMTEEYITSVSDRYVELYEQITGEPFKRHDSSDLEKRIEENVVKELEKLRK from the coding sequence ATGAACGCTTTAAAAGAAACCAACTTCACCCTACCGGGGCAAACTAAGTTTTATCGTGGCAAAGTGCGCGATGTGTACACCATTGACAACAACCTTTTGGTGATGATTGCCAGCGACAGAATTTCTGCATTTGATGTAGTACTTCCTGAAGGAATACCTGGAAAAGGCCAAGTGCTAAATCAGGTTGCCAATAAGTTTTTGGACATGACTTCGGACATCGTTCCAAACTGGAAAATATCTACACCAGACCCTATGGTTACCATTGGCCACATGGCGGATCCATTTAAAGTGGAAATGGTAATCCGTGGATTTTTGACAGGCCATGCCTGGAGAACTTATAAATCTGGCGAGCGCGTACTTTGCGGAGTTACTCTTCCTGAAGGAATGAAAGAACATGATGCTTTTCCGGAGCCTATCATCACACCAAGCACCAAAGCTGATCAAGGTGATCATGATGAGGATATTAGCCGTGAAGAAATTTTGAAGCAAGGCATTGTTTCAGAAGAAGATTACGTGCAGCTCGAAAAATATACCCGTGCGCTATTTGCCCGCGGACAAGAATACGCCAATGAGCGCGGTTTGATTTTGGTAGACACCAAATATGAGTTTGGAAAAACAGAAGATGGTACCATCGTACTGATTGACGAAATTCACACACCCGATAGCAGCCGCTATTTTTATCTTGATGGCTATGAAGAAAACCAAAAGAATGATGTGCAGCAAAAGCAACTAAGCAAGGAGTTTGTGCGCCAATGGTTGATTGAAAATGGCTTTCAGGGAAAGGAAGGACAACAAGTTCCTGAAATGACTGAAGAATATATCACCTCCGTTTCTGATCGCTATGTAGAGCTTTACGAGCAAATCACTGGCGAACCTTTTAAGCGCCATGATTCTTCAGATCTTGAAAAGAGAATTGAGGAGAATGTGGTGAAGGAGTTGGAGAAGTTGAGAAAGTAG
- a CDS encoding putative quinol monooxygenase has translation MIVRIVKMTFQPEKVKDFLENFDANKAKIRGFEGCEHLELLKEEGREDVYFTYSYWQNVEALENYRHSQLFKGVWKFTKTLFADKPQAWSVQSIDKQ, from the coding sequence ATGATTGTACGCATAGTGAAGATGACTTTTCAGCCTGAAAAGGTGAAAGACTTTTTAGAGAATTTTGATGCCAATAAAGCCAAGATTCGCGGATTTGAAGGTTGCGAACATTTGGAACTACTAAAGGAAGAAGGCCGTGAAGACGTGTACTTTACCTACAGTTACTGGCAAAATGTGGAGGCTCTGGAAAATTACCGACATTCGCAGCTCTTTAAAGGGGTTTGGAAATTTACCAAAACCTTGTTTGCCGATAAACCACAAGCGTGGAGTGTACAATCAATAGATAAGCAATAG
- the gldG gene encoding gliding motility-associated ABC transporter substrate-binding protein GldG, which translates to MKSRRTKDIINFLVITAIILVLNVIVSLKFFRIDLTTENRFSLSDATIDLLESFDDVMYIKVYLEGNFPADFQRLQRETRQMLDEFRAYNNKIEYEFIDPSASEDSKINQDVFEQLQYKGLKYYELRVSEKGGNKTQRVFPGALVTYGEKEVPVQLLMDQLGVAPQAQVNASVQNLEYTLANTIRGLVRQRKPLVGFLQGHDELDLKYVADFARSLSENYSVDKFNIRKFKSDSTGQDLSIMEQQRRLNRFDGLIIAKPQKSFNDLDKFLLDQYLMTGGKVLWLVDAIHANMDSLSESSQFISYPIYDRLNIQDMLFRYGVRINTNIVQDLVAGGVADRQGVYPWVYFPMIMPQSKNPITKDLSGIKLEFPSSIDTIIAKGVKKTFLLRSSQYSNVVATPHMVRLQTLYEPPSEDRFKAKGVPLAVLLEGKFESAFKNRLKPKSNGQEMPNLVEESQSTQMLVVADGDIIKNQLNIVNPNIPKGAPLPLGFDQFTQAQYGNKNFLLNAVDYMLDESGLIDIRSRELKIRLLDVNRINNNKLFWQLLNTVAPILIIFLFGVVYIYLRKRKYGKA; encoded by the coding sequence ATGAAGAGTAGAAGAACAAAAGACATCATAAACTTCTTGGTGATCACGGCCATCATTTTGGTACTGAATGTGATTGTCTCCCTCAAGTTTTTTAGAATTGACCTTACCACTGAAAACAGGTTTAGCCTTTCGGATGCTACCATTGATCTGCTGGAAAGCTTTGATGATGTAATGTATATTAAGGTATACCTGGAAGGGAATTTCCCTGCAGATTTTCAACGTTTGCAGCGTGAGACGCGTCAAATGCTGGATGAGTTTAGAGCTTATAATAATAAGATTGAATACGAATTTATAGATCCTTCAGCATCTGAAGATTCTAAGATTAATCAGGATGTATTTGAGCAACTCCAGTACAAAGGACTTAAGTATTATGAACTTCGGGTAAGTGAAAAAGGCGGGAACAAAACGCAGCGTGTTTTTCCTGGGGCTTTGGTTACCTATGGAGAGAAGGAAGTGCCCGTTCAGCTTCTTATGGATCAGCTTGGAGTAGCCCCGCAAGCACAGGTAAATGCTTCGGTTCAAAATCTTGAGTACACATTGGCCAATACCATTCGAGGTTTGGTTCGTCAGAGAAAACCGCTTGTTGGATTCCTACAGGGACATGATGAATTGGATCTAAAGTATGTTGCTGATTTTGCTCGTTCATTAAGTGAAAACTATAGTGTGGATAAGTTTAATATCCGCAAGTTTAAATCAGACAGCACAGGTCAGGATTTAAGCATTATGGAGCAACAGCGAAGATTAAATCGCTTTGATGGATTGATCATTGCTAAGCCACAAAAATCTTTTAATGATTTAGATAAATTTCTGCTGGATCAATACCTGATGACCGGAGGGAAGGTTCTTTGGCTGGTAGATGCCATTCACGCCAATATGGATAGTTTGAGCGAAAGCTCACAGTTTATTTCATACCCTATTTATGATCGCCTCAATATTCAGGATATGTTGTTTCGCTATGGTGTGCGAATAAATACAAACATTGTACAGGATTTGGTCGCTGGCGGGGTTGCTGATCGCCAAGGTGTTTATCCGTGGGTGTATTTTCCTATGATAATGCCACAGTCCAAGAACCCCATTACTAAGGATTTGAGCGGGATAAAGTTGGAGTTTCCTTCTTCTATTGATACCATTATTGCCAAGGGGGTAAAGAAGACTTTTTTGCTTAGGAGTTCGCAGTACTCTAATGTGGTGGCTACTCCGCATATGGTGCGATTGCAAACCTTGTATGAGCCTCCAAGCGAAGATCGATTTAAAGCAAAAGGAGTGCCTTTGGCTGTGTTACTTGAAGGAAAGTTTGAGTCAGCTTTTAAAAATCGCCTAAAGCCAAAATCTAATGGACAAGAAATGCCAAACCTGGTGGAAGAGAGCCAATCTACGCAGATGCTGGTGGTGGCTGATGGTGATATTATCAAAAACCAATTGAATATTGTAAACCCAAATATTCCAAAAGGAGCGCCATTACCACTTGGTTTTGATCAGTTTACTCAAGCCCAATATGGCAACAAGAATTTCCTCTTGAATGCTGTTGATTATATGCTGGATGAATCTGGTCTTATAGATATTCGCTCTCGAGAATTGAAAATTCGCCTTTTGGATGTAAATAGAATAAACAATAATAAGCTGTTTTGGCAGCTGCTTAATACAGTTGCACCTATCCTTATAATTTTCCTTTTTGGGGTGGTGTATATATATTTAAGAAAGAGGAAATACGGAAAAGCATGA
- the gldF gene encoding gliding motility-associated ABC transporter permease subunit GldF, with protein sequence MLKEIRSFLNSITGYLVIVVYLLINSFLLWMFPGVFNILEGSYASIDSLFLVSPWVFMFLIPAITMRMFADEKKAGTMELLLTRPVTDMQIVLSKFSAGFILVLFSILPTLIYYVSVYQLGNPVGNIDNGGAFGSYIGLLFLGASYVSIGVFASSLTENQIVAFLIGVFLCLFMYIGFEQMSELNLFGNADLFILSMGISEHYTSMSRGVLDSRDMLYFISLIVFFSLATRLVIQSRKW encoded by the coding sequence ATGCTCAAAGAAATCAGGAGCTTTTTAAATTCAATTACCGGATATCTGGTGATTGTAGTTTACCTGCTCATCAATAGTTTTTTACTCTGGATGTTTCCTGGGGTGTTCAATATTTTGGAGGGAAGCTACGCTAGTATAGACAGCCTTTTTCTTGTTTCACCTTGGGTGTTTATGTTCTTAATTCCGGCTATTACCATGCGCATGTTTGCGGATGAAAAAAAGGCGGGTACCATGGAACTTCTTCTTACACGGCCAGTCACTGATATGCAAATAGTGCTGTCCAAGTTTAGTGCTGGATTTATTTTGGTACTGTTTTCAATTTTACCAACCCTCATCTATTATGTATCGGTTTATCAGCTCGGTAATCCTGTTGGCAATATTGATAATGGTGGTGCTTTTGGTTCGTACATCGGACTATTGTTTTTGGGTGCCAGTTATGTGAGTATTGGTGTATTTGCATCATCTCTTACCGAAAATCAGATTGTAGCTTTTTTGATTGGTGTATTCCTTTGTTTGTTTATGTACATCGGTTTTGAGCAAATGTCCGAGCTAAACCTTTTTGGTAATGCGGATCTATTTATCCTTTCTATGGGAATAAGTGAGCATTACACTTCTATGAGTCGTGGGGTGTTGGATAGTCGCGATATGCTGTATTTTATTAGCCTTATCGTTTTCTTTTCGTTGGCTACCCGATTGGTAATTCAAAGCAGAAAGTGGTGA
- a CDS encoding SAM hydrolase/SAM-dependent halogenase family protein — protein sequence MPIITLTSDYGILDHYLASVKGALLSESPDFTLVDISHTIEPGNFFEAAFILRNCYASFPKGTVHLVAFQEISENGKLLAAEMDGQFFLMADNGLLPMINPDLKIKKTIEIDLRAEKSHFPAKDILTRAANHLARGGSIDLLGRQARDIVQKTISRPIISNDKNSIKGSVVYIDNFGNLISNISQKTFREVGQDRSFEIQLPRSQRISKLSESYHSVSSGSVMAFFNSQNLLEIAVSDSRGKVFNGANTLLGIEVQNVITIQFR from the coding sequence ATGCCAATAATTACGCTTACATCTGACTATGGTATTCTGGATCACTATCTGGCCTCGGTAAAGGGGGCTTTACTTAGTGAGTCTCCAGACTTTACTTTGGTGGATATAAGCCACACTATTGAGCCGGGCAATTTTTTTGAAGCAGCTTTTATCCTGCGTAATTGCTACGCAAGCTTCCCAAAAGGGACGGTTCATTTAGTAGCTTTTCAAGAAATTTCAGAGAATGGCAAACTTTTAGCTGCCGAGATGGACGGTCAATTTTTTTTGATGGCCGACAACGGTTTGCTACCCATGATAAATCCAGATCTTAAGATCAAGAAAACCATAGAGATAGACCTTCGAGCGGAGAAGTCACACTTTCCCGCCAAGGATATTTTGACCCGAGCAGCCAACCACTTGGCTCGTGGTGGGTCTATAGATTTGCTGGGGAGGCAAGCGCGCGATATTGTGCAAAAAACTATTAGCCGCCCAATTATCAGTAATGATAAAAATTCAATAAAAGGATCGGTGGTGTACATTGATAATTTTGGAAACTTGATTAGCAATATTTCGCAGAAGACCTTTAGAGAAGTGGGGCAGGATAGGAGTTTTGAAATACAGTTGCCAAGAAGCCAAAGAATTTCCAAGTTGAGTGAATCTTATCACTCAGTTTCTTCGGGAAGTGTAATGGCTTTCTTTAATTCGCAAAATCTGCTGGAAATAGCGGTGAGCGATTCGCGCGGTAAAGTTTTTAATGGCGCCAATACCCTGTTGGGGATAGAGGTGCAAAATGTAATAACTATACAGTTTAGATGA
- a CDS encoding PhoH family protein: MIERTIVIENADPRDIYGSNNKYLDLIKAHFPELKIIGRGLNLKVNGESDRIDHFESKIEEIILHLNKYNSLSINQLERILKDEMPVADDSNNEDDTILYSTTGSPIKARTLNQRAMVRAMKDNDMLFAIGPAGTGKTYTAVALAVRALKTKQIKKIILTRPAVEAGENLGFLPGDLKEKLDPYMQPLYDALRDMIPPEKLAYYLETGTIQIAPLAFMRGRTLDRAFVILDEAQNTTHSQMKMFLTRMGSDAQFIITGDAGQIDLPRKQASGLKEAMGRLQNIKGIKFVMLDDRDVIRHDLVKHIIRAYQDEE; encoded by the coding sequence TTGATCGAAAGAACGATAGTAATAGAGAATGCCGACCCTAGAGATATTTACGGCAGTAATAACAAATATCTTGATCTCATAAAGGCGCATTTTCCCGAGCTCAAAATTATTGGTCGCGGCCTAAATCTTAAGGTAAATGGCGAATCTGATCGCATAGATCATTTTGAGTCAAAAATTGAGGAAATCATTTTGCATCTCAATAAATACAACTCACTTTCTATAAATCAGCTGGAGCGAATCCTAAAGGATGAAATGCCCGTGGCTGACGATTCGAATAATGAGGATGACACTATATTATATAGTACTACTGGTAGCCCAATAAAAGCCCGCACTCTAAACCAGCGAGCGATGGTGCGCGCCATGAAAGACAATGACATGCTATTTGCCATTGGCCCAGCCGGAACCGGAAAAACCTATACTGCTGTAGCTTTGGCCGTGAGAGCCTTAAAAACCAAACAAATCAAAAAGATAATTCTGACTCGACCTGCTGTAGAAGCTGGTGAAAACTTAGGATTTCTTCCTGGTGACCTTAAGGAAAAGTTAGATCCGTACATGCAGCCATTATATGATGCTTTGCGCGATATGATTCCACCAGAAAAGCTGGCTTACTATTTAGAAACCGGAACCATCCAAATTGCACCATTGGCATTTATGCGTGGACGCACTTTAGATCGTGCCTTTGTGATTTTGGATGAAGCCCAAAACACCACTCATAGCCAAATGAAAATGTTCCTTACGCGAATGGGGTCTGATGCTCAGTTTATCATTACCGGTGATGCAGGGCAGATAGACCTTCCGCGAAAGCAAGCCTCGGGACTGAAAGAAGCTATGGGCAGACTTCAAAACATAAAAGGGATAAAATTTGTGATGCTGGATGACCGCGATGTGATCCGCCATGACCTTGTAAAACATATTATCAGAGCATACCAAGACGAAGAATAA